The following proteins are co-located in the Ruminococcaceae bacterium KH2T8 genome:
- a CDS encoding O-acetylhomoserine sulfhydrylase — protein sequence MAYTYNDNYKFETIQVHAGQEIPDPTTDARAVPIYLTSSYVFHNSQHAADRFGLKDAGNVYSRITNPTQDVFEQRIAALEGGVAALGVSSGAAAITYAIQGVAHAGDHIVAANNVYGGTFNLLRHTLPSYGITTTFVNPSDLDAIDAAFRDNTKAVHIETLGNPNSEVVDIEAIAKIAHKHNVPLIVDNTFATPYLVRPIEYGADIVVHSATKFIGGHGTAIGGVIIDSGKFDWTSSDKYPWLVEPNPSYHGLSFAKDVGAAALAVYLRTILLRDTGSTISPVHSFVFLQGLETLSLRVERHTQNALKVVEFLKNHPQVEKVNHPAASSDPSQQALYKKYYPNGGGTIFTFEIKGGAKEAKEFIDKLKIFSLLANVADVKSLAIHPASTTHSEDSEEELAIQGIKPNTVRLSIGIEHIDDIIADIKQALD from the coding sequence ATGGCTTACACATATAACGATAACTACAAGTTCGAGACGATTCAGGTACACGCAGGTCAGGAGATCCCCGATCCTACAACAGACGCAAGAGCAGTTCCGATCTACCTTACATCATCCTACGTTTTCCATAACTCACAGCACGCAGCAGACAGATTCGGTCTCAAGGATGCAGGTAATGTTTACTCCAGGATCACGAATCCCACACAGGACGTATTCGAGCAGAGGATCGCGGCTCTTGAAGGCGGTGTCGCAGCATTGGGCGTATCTTCCGGTGCAGCAGCTATCACATACGCTATCCAGGGTGTAGCTCATGCGGGAGACCACATCGTAGCCGCTAACAACGTATACGGCGGTACATTCAATCTCTTAAGACATACTCTTCCTTCTTACGGCATCACTACAACATTCGTAAACCCTTCGGATCTTGACGCTATCGATGCTGCTTTCCGGGATAATACAAAGGCTGTTCATATCGAGACACTCGGTAACCCCAACTCCGAGGTAGTAGATATCGAAGCTATCGCTAAGATCGCGCATAAGCACAACGTACCCCTTATCGTAGATAATACTTTCGCTACTCCTTACCTTGTAAGACCTATCGAGTACGGTGCTGATATCGTAGTTCACTCCGCAACAAAGTTCATCGGCGGTCACGGTACGGCTATCGGCGGTGTCATCATCGATTCCGGTAAGTTCGACTGGACTTCTTCCGATAAGTATCCCTGGCTTGTTGAGCCCAACCCTTCTTATCACGGCTTGAGCTTTGCTAAGGATGTCGGAGCAGCAGCACTTGCTGTCTACCTCAGAACGATCCTCTTAAGAGATACGGGTTCTACTATCTCCCCTGTTCATTCCTTCGTATTCCTTCAGGGTCTTGAGACACTTTCCCTCAGAGTTGAGCGTCACACACAGAATGCACTTAAGGTAGTAGAGTTCCTTAAGAACCACCCTCAGGTAGAGAAGGTAAATCACCCTGCAGCATCTTCTGATCCCAGCCAGCAGGCACTTTACAAGAAGTATTATCCCAACGGCGGCGGAACTATCTTTACGTTCGAGATCAAGGGCGGCGCTAAGGAAGCTAAGGAGTTCATCGACAAGCTCAAGATCTTCTCTCTTCTTGCTAACGTAGCTGACGTTAAGTCTCTTGCAATCCACCCCGCATCAACGACTCACTCCGAGGATTCCGAAGAAGAGCTCGCTATCCAGGGTATCAAGCCCAATACAGTAAGACTTTCCATCGGTATCGAGCACATCGACGATATCATTGCAGACATCAAGCAGGCTCTTGACTGA